The following are from one region of the Advenella mimigardefordensis DPN7 genome:
- the rplE gene encoding 50S ribosomal protein L5, which yields MARLQDLYNSKIAGDMKKQFGYKSDMEVPRITKITLNMGVSEAVADKKVIEHAVSDLTKIAGQKPVITKTKKAIAGFKIRENYPIGCMVTLRGQRMYEFLDRLVTIALPRVRDFRGISGRAFDGRGNYNVGVKEQIIFPEIEYDKIDALRGLNISITTTAKTDEEAKALLTAFSFPFRN from the coding sequence ATGGCTCGTTTGCAAGATTTATACAACAGCAAGATTGCTGGCGATATGAAGAAACAGTTCGGTTACAAGAGTGATATGGAAGTGCCTCGCATTACCAAAATCACACTGAACATGGGCGTTTCTGAAGCCGTTGCTGACAAGAAAGTGATTGAACACGCTGTTTCAGACCTGACAAAAATTGCTGGTCAGAAACCTGTGATTACTAAAACCAAAAAGGCGATTGCCGGTTTTAAAATCCGTGAAAACTATCCTATCGGCTGCATGGTGACATTGCGCGGTCAGCGTATGTACGAGTTCCTGGATCGTCTGGTAACGATCGCATTGCCTCGTGTACGCGACTTCCGTGGTATCTCCGGTCGCGCGTTCGATGGTCGTGGTAACTACAACGTCGGGGTAAAAGAGCAAATCATTTTCCCTGAAATTGAATACGACAAAATCGACGCACTGCGTGGCCTGAATATCAGCATCACAACGACAGCTAAGACAGACGAAGAAGCCAAAGCGCTGCTTACAGCCTTCAGCTTCCCGTTTCGTAACTAA
- the secY gene encoding preprotein translocase subunit SecY, translating into MAKAQAAGKAGSGKKYGDLKQRLVFLILALIVYRLGTHIPVPGINPDAMRQLFNSQSGGILGLFNMFSGGALSRFSVFALGIMPYISASIIMQLVTSVVPSLEAIKKEGEAGRRKITQYTRYGTVLLALAQSFGIAATLQAQPDLVNSPGPMFVFTTVVTLVTGTMFVMWLGEQITERGLGNGISILIFAGIVAGLPTALASMFELVSQNQIGTVSALFILVLVVAITALVVFVERGQRRITVNYAKRQVGNKVYGGQSSHLPLKLNMAGVIPPIFASSIILFPATIASWFSQSSNMRWLSDTAAALQPGQPLYVTVFTALVVFFCFFYTALVFNSRETADNLKKSGAFVPGIRPGLQTSKYIDKILMRLTLIGAIYITLVCLVPEFLRMQWQNVPFYFGGTSLLIIVVVTMDFMAQVQAYMMSHQYDSLLKKTSFKGSSLPMR; encoded by the coding sequence GTGGCTAAAGCACAGGCAGCAGGAAAAGCAGGTAGCGGTAAAAAATACGGCGACCTCAAGCAGCGTCTTGTGTTCCTGATTCTCGCGCTGATCGTGTATCGGCTGGGTACGCATATTCCGGTGCCGGGTATTAATCCCGATGCCATGCGCCAGTTGTTCAATTCACAATCCGGCGGGATTCTGGGCCTCTTTAACATGTTCTCGGGCGGCGCGCTGTCGCGCTTCTCGGTATTTGCTCTGGGTATCATGCCGTATATTTCGGCATCGATCATCATGCAGCTGGTCACGTCTGTCGTCCCTTCACTTGAAGCAATCAAGAAAGAAGGTGAGGCCGGCCGCCGCAAAATTACCCAGTACACACGCTATGGCACGGTGTTGCTTGCGCTGGCACAATCCTTTGGTATTGCCGCCACGCTGCAGGCTCAGCCGGATCTGGTCAATTCACCCGGACCCATGTTTGTATTTACGACAGTGGTCACCCTGGTAACCGGAACCATGTTTGTAATGTGGCTGGGCGAGCAAATTACCGAGCGCGGTCTTGGCAATGGTATTTCAATCCTGATTTTTGCAGGTATTGTGGCCGGTCTGCCAACCGCTCTGGCAAGCATGTTCGAGCTGGTCAGCCAGAATCAGATCGGAACGGTGTCCGCACTGTTTATCCTGGTCCTGGTGGTTGCGATTACGGCACTGGTGGTGTTTGTTGAGCGTGGTCAACGCCGGATTACGGTGAACTACGCCAAGCGTCAGGTCGGTAACAAGGTTTATGGTGGTCAGAGTTCACATCTGCCCCTGAAGCTGAATATGGCAGGTGTGATTCCGCCCATCTTCGCTTCATCCATCATCCTGTTTCCGGCAACCATTGCCAGCTGGTTTTCGCAGTCAAGTAACATGCGCTGGTTAAGCGATACTGCAGCAGCGCTGCAGCCTGGTCAACCTCTGTATGTGACAGTATTCACCGCTCTGGTTGTGTTCTTCTGCTTTTTCTATACCGCGCTGGTATTTAACAGCCGGGAAACAGCAGACAACCTGAAGAAAAGCGGCGCATTTGTTCCGGGTATCCGTCCGGGACTGCAGACATCAAAATATATCGACAAAATTTTGATGCGCCTGACACTGATCGGTGCCATTTACATCACATTGGTGTGTCTGGTTCCCGAGTTTCTCCGGATGCAGTGGCAGAATGTACCGTTTTATTTTGGCGGCACCTCGCTGTTGATTATCGTGGTGGTAACAATGGACTTCATGGCGCAGGTACAGGCCTATATGATGTCCCACCAGTATGATTCGCTGCTCAAGAAAACAAGTTTTAAGGGTTCGAGCTTACCGATGAGATAG
- a CDS encoding MFS transporter — MRASSVSGLAAPSERDYEKNARKAIWASSIGYALDGFDLLILGFILSAVSAGLGLTSTEAGSLVTWTLVGAVIGGVGFGLLSDIYGRVRVLTWTILLFAVFTGMCALAQGYWDLLVYRTIAGLGLGGEFGIGMALATEACRPSQRARVSSYVGLGWQAGVLAAALLTPLLLPIIGWRGMFAVGVLPAIVSFIVRSYIGEPEHFVKSEPVARSFTLAPLKLLVADAETVRRSIGVVILCSVQNFGYYGLMIWMPSYLSTQFGYSLTKSASWTAMTVLGMSLGIWLFGQLADRIGRRPSFLLYQAGAVIMVYVYSQLTTPTALLWGGALMGVFVNGMIGGYGALISELYPRAARATAQNVLFNIGRAIGGFGPVVVGALAAAYSFEVALVLLASLYILDILATLFLIPERKGMELE; from the coding sequence ATGCGTGCTTCGTCTGTGTCAGGTCTTGCTGCGCCCTCAGAACGTGATTATGAAAAAAATGCAAGAAAAGCCATCTGGGCCTCATCTATCGGCTATGCCCTGGACGGATTCGACTTACTGATTCTGGGTTTCATTCTATCGGCTGTCAGTGCCGGCCTGGGGCTGACCAGCACAGAAGCGGGTTCGCTGGTCACGTGGACCCTGGTGGGTGCGGTGATTGGCGGGGTCGGTTTTGGCCTGCTTAGTGATATCTACGGCCGGGTCCGGGTGCTGACCTGGACGATTCTCCTGTTTGCTGTCTTTACAGGCATGTGCGCGCTGGCGCAGGGCTACTGGGATCTGCTGGTGTATCGCACCATCGCCGGATTGGGGCTGGGTGGCGAGTTCGGTATTGGCATGGCGCTGGCGACAGAAGCCTGCCGCCCCTCGCAACGTGCCCGAGTCTCTTCCTATGTCGGTCTGGGCTGGCAGGCGGGGGTACTGGCCGCCGCATTGCTCACGCCGCTGTTGTTGCCTATTATCGGCTGGCGCGGCATGTTCGCCGTGGGCGTGCTGCCGGCTATTGTCTCGTTTATTGTGCGCTCCTATATCGGTGAGCCTGAACACTTCGTCAAATCTGAGCCAGTAGCGCGCTCATTCACGCTGGCACCCTTGAAATTGCTGGTGGCCGATGCGGAAACCGTGAGGCGCAGCATTGGGGTGGTGATCCTGTGTTCAGTGCAAAACTTCGGTTATTACGGTCTGATGATCTGGATGCCTTCGTACTTGTCCACCCAGTTCGGCTACTCGCTAACCAAATCAGCCAGCTGGACGGCCATGACGGTGCTGGGCATGAGTCTGGGTATCTGGCTGTTCGGGCAACTGGCAGACCGTATCGGCCGTCGCCCCAGTTTTCTGCTGTATCAGGCGGGTGCCGTTATCATGGTGTACGTTTATTCCCAGCTTACGACCCCGACCGCGCTGCTGTGGGGCGGGGCGCTCATGGGGGTTTTTGTCAATGGTATGATTGGTGGGTACGGGGCGCTGATTTCCGAGCTCTATCCCCGTGCGGCCAGAGCCACTGCGCAGAACGTCCTGTTCAATATCGGCCGGGCTATCGGTGGCTTCGGGCCCGTGGTGGTGGGCGCGCTGGCAGCGGCCTATTCTTTTGAGGTTGCCCTGGTATTGCTGGCGTCACTGTATATTCTGGATATTCTCGCGACCCTGTTTCTGATCCCTGAACGCAAGGGGATGGAGCTGGAGTAA
- the infA gene encoding translation initiation factor IF-1: protein MAKDDVIQMQGEVVENLPNATFRVKLENGHVVLGHISGKMRMHYIRILPGDKVTVELTPYDLSRARIVFRSK, encoded by the coding sequence ATGGCAAAGGATGACGTCATACAAATGCAGGGTGAGGTTGTCGAGAACCTCCCAAACGCAACTTTTCGTGTAAAGCTCGAAAACGGACATGTGGTCTTAGGCCACATATCCGGCAAGATGCGAATGCACTATATTCGGATTCTTCCGGGTGACAAGGTAACGGTGGAACTCACGCCCTATGACCTGTCACGTGCAAGAATCGTCTTCCGCTCCAAATAA
- the rpsH gene encoding 30S ribosomal protein S8, giving the protein MSMSDPIADMLTRIRNAQQVEKVSVSMPSSKLKVAIATVLKDEGYIESFEIKGEQSKPELEISLKYYAGRPVIERIERVSRPGLRIYKGRTSIPQVMNGLGVAIVSTSRGVMTDRKARHEGVGGEVLCYVA; this is encoded by the coding sequence ATGAGCATGAGCGATCCAATCGCCGATATGCTGACGCGTATCCGTAACGCGCAGCAAGTCGAGAAAGTCTCGGTATCGATGCCCTCCTCTAAGCTGAAAGTGGCTATTGCCACCGTGCTGAAAGACGAAGGTTATATCGAGAGCTTTGAAATCAAAGGTGAACAATCCAAGCCTGAGCTTGAAATTTCACTGAAATATTACGCGGGACGTCCCGTGATCGAGCGCATTGAGCGCGTGTCACGTCCTGGACTGCGCATCTACAAAGGTCGTACATCTATCCCTCAGGTGATGAACGGTCTGGGCGTAGCCATTGTCTCCACTTCACGTGGCGTCATGACAGACCGTAAGGCCCGTCATGAAGGCGTGGGCGGCGAAGTTCTGTGTTACGTGGCATAA
- a CDS encoding BrnA antitoxin family protein, with the protein MSSNTEKRKPMPSLRSDKQAEEFVDTADLSTYDLSGFRPMRFEIQNKTAALNLRLPQGLLDAIKLKAKSKGIPYTRYVRMLIEQDLAQ; encoded by the coding sequence ATGAGCAGCAATACCGAAAAACGTAAACCGATGCCGTCGCTGAGAAGCGATAAGCAGGCGGAGGAATTTGTCGACACGGCCGATCTTTCCACATACGATCTATCCGGCTTTCGGCCCATGCGTTTCGAAATACAAAATAAAACCGCTGCGCTGAATTTGCGATTGCCGCAGGGTTTGCTGGATGCGATTAAGCTGAAGGCAAAAAGCAAAGGCATTCCGTATACCCGGTACGTGAGAATGTTGATTGAACAGGATCTTGCGCAATAG
- the rplO gene encoding 50S ribosomal protein L15: MSEMQLNSLSPAEGSKHAKRRVGRGIGSGLGKTAGRGHKGQKSRSGGFHKVGFEGGQMPLQRRLPKRGFTPLGQHLYAEVRLSELQKVTGDEIDVQVLKQQGFIGQQVRYVKVIKSGDLSRKVSLKGLTATAGARAAIEAAGGSLAE; encoded by the coding sequence ATGTCCGAAATGCAACTCAACTCATTGTCCCCCGCTGAAGGCAGCAAGCATGCCAAGCGCCGTGTTGGTCGCGGCATTGGTTCAGGCTTGGGTAAAACAGCTGGTCGTGGACACAAAGGTCAGAAATCACGCTCTGGCGGCTTTCATAAAGTCGGCTTCGAGGGTGGTCAGATGCCCCTGCAACGTCGTTTGCCAAAACGTGGCTTTACGCCTCTGGGTCAGCACCTGTACGCAGAAGTACGTTTGTCTGAACTGCAGAAGGTGACTGGCGACGAAATCGATGTTCAGGTGCTCAAGCAGCAAGGTTTTATTGGTCAGCAAGTACGTTACGTAAAAGTCATCAAATCCGGTGATCTTTCCCGTAAAGTATCCCTTAAAGGGCTGACAGCAACAGCCGGTGCCCGCGCAGCGATCGAAGCCGCTGGTGGTTCACTCGCTGAGTAA
- the rpsM gene encoding 30S ribosomal protein S13: protein MARIAGINIPPHQHAEIGLTAIFGIGRTRSRKICETAGVAYDKKVKDLTDAELEKIREQVGQFTVEGDLRREVQLSIKRLIDLGTYRGLRHKRGLPVRGQRTRTNARTRKGPRRSAQSLKK from the coding sequence ATGGCCCGTATAGCTGGCATTAACATTCCGCCGCATCAGCATGCTGAAATCGGTCTGACCGCTATTTTTGGTATCGGACGCACTCGCTCTCGCAAAATCTGCGAAACAGCCGGTGTGGCTTATGACAAGAAAGTGAAAGATCTGACAGATGCAGAACTCGAAAAAATCCGTGAACAGGTTGGTCAGTTCACAGTCGAGGGTGATTTGCGTCGTGAAGTACAACTTTCGATTAAACGTCTGATTGACCTGGGTACTTACCGTGGTCTGCGTCACAAACGTGGTCTGCCCGTTCGCGGTCAGCGCACACGTACTAACGCACGTACACGCAAGGGCCCACGTCGTTCAGCACAATCACTGAAGAAATAA
- the cutA gene encoding divalent-cation tolerance protein CutA: MANDCVVMYTTVPDTLLAKRIAHLLIEEHLAACVNLSPVGLSIYLWEESVEGAEEITLTIKTSSQASLRCQERIVQLHPYDVPEIIILPVIGGHVPYLDWVRAQTSV, translated from the coding sequence ATGGCAAACGATTGCGTCGTCATGTATACCACCGTTCCCGACACGTTACTGGCAAAACGTATCGCGCATCTGCTGATAGAAGAACATCTGGCCGCCTGTGTGAACTTAAGCCCCGTCGGTCTGTCTATCTATTTATGGGAAGAGAGCGTCGAGGGGGCAGAAGAAATCACGCTTACCATCAAAACCTCCAGCCAGGCCAGCCTGCGCTGCCAGGAGCGGATTGTGCAGTTACACCCCTACGATGTTCCTGAAATTATCATTTTGCCCGTCATTGGCGGGCATGTGCCGTATCTGGACTGGGTGCGGGCACAAACATCGGTATAG
- the rplF gene encoding 50S ribosomal protein L6: MSRIAKYPVEVPKGVEVNITDSNIHVKGPLGELNQQLGGEVAIKLEDGKITFAVADDSRHAKEMSGTLRALVNNMVTGVSKGFERRLNLVGVGYRAQVQGDSLKLQLGFSHDIVHPLPKSVKAECPTQTEIVLKSFDKQAVGQVAAKVRGYRPPEPYKGKGVRYADERVIIKETKKK; encoded by the coding sequence ATGTCACGTATAGCTAAATATCCTGTTGAAGTCCCTAAAGGTGTTGAAGTCAACATCACGGACAGCAACATTCATGTTAAAGGCCCTTTGGGTGAACTGAACCAGCAACTGGGTGGCGAAGTTGCCATCAAGCTGGAAGACGGCAAAATTACCTTTGCGGTGGCTGATGATTCACGTCACGCCAAGGAAATGTCCGGCACTCTGCGCGCCCTGGTAAACAATATGGTTACCGGCGTCAGTAAGGGTTTCGAACGTCGTCTGAATCTGGTTGGCGTGGGTTACCGTGCCCAGGTTCAGGGAGATTCACTCAAGCTTCAACTTGGTTTCTCGCATGACATCGTGCATCCGCTGCCAAAAAGCGTGAAAGCCGAATGCCCCACTCAGACCGAAATCGTTCTGAAGAGCTTCGACAAACAGGCTGTTGGTCAGGTTGCCGCGAAAGTCCGTGGCTATCGTCCACCCGAGCCCTACAAAGGCAAAGGTGTCCGTTATGCTGACGAACGCGTCATCATCAAAGAAACCAAGAAGAAATAA
- a CDS encoding DNA-directed RNA polymerase subunit alpha yields the protein MSQGFLKPRSIEVTPVTENHAKVVMEPFERGYGHTLGNALRRILLSSMTGYAPTEVQITGVVHEYSTLTGVREDVVDIVLNLKGIVFKLNNREEVTVTLRKSGSGPVLASDIDLPHDVEIINPNHVIATLTDNGKLEMQIKIEQGRGYVAGNMRALTDERSHTIGRIQMDASFSPVRRVSYAVESARVEQRTDLDKLVLDIETNGVISPEEAVRQSARILMDQISVFAALEGASDTFETPVRGVPQIDPVLLRPVDDLELTVRSANCLKAENIYYIGDLIQRTENELLKTPNLGRKSLNEIKEVLAARGLTLGMKLESWPPLGLERP from the coding sequence ATGTCTCAAGGTTTTTTGAAACCCCGTTCCATTGAAGTGACTCCGGTTACCGAAAACCACGCCAAAGTGGTTATGGAGCCGTTTGAACGTGGTTATGGCCACACACTGGGCAACGCGTTGCGTCGCATTCTGCTGTCTTCCATGACCGGCTACGCGCCGACCGAAGTGCAGATCACAGGTGTGGTACATGAGTACTCTACGCTGACAGGCGTGCGTGAAGATGTCGTTGACATCGTTCTGAACCTGAAAGGTATTGTATTCAAACTGAACAATCGTGAAGAAGTGACCGTTACACTGCGCAAATCTGGCTCCGGCCCGGTTCTGGCCAGCGATATCGATCTGCCTCACGACGTTGAAATCATCAACCCGAATCATGTTATTGCTACACTGACAGACAACGGCAAGCTCGAAATGCAAATCAAGATCGAGCAGGGTCGTGGTTATGTTGCCGGTAATATGCGTGCGCTCACAGATGAGCGTTCACACACCATCGGCCGTATTCAGATGGATGCTTCTTTCAGCCCGGTTCGCCGCGTCAGCTACGCTGTCGAAAGCGCCCGTGTTGAACAACGCACCGACCTGGACAAGCTGGTGCTGGACATTGAAACCAACGGTGTGATTTCTCCTGAAGAAGCCGTGCGTCAGTCTGCCCGTATCCTGATGGACCAGATTTCTGTATTTGCAGCCCTGGAAGGCGCCAGCGATACATTCGAAACACCGGTTCGCGGCGTACCGCAAATTGATCCGGTTCTGCTGCGTCCTGTTGACGATCTCGAACTCACTGTTCGTTCTGCCAACTGCCTCAAAGCAGAAAATATCTATTACATTGGTGATCTGATCCAGCGCACTGAAAACGAGCTGCTCAAAACACCGAACCTGGGCCGTAAGTCCCTGAATGAAATCAAGGAAGTACTGGCTGCACGCGGCCTGACCCTGGGCATGAAGCTGGAAAGCTGGCCTCCACTGGGTCTTGAGCGTCCTTAA
- the rpmJ gene encoding 50S ribosomal protein L36, giving the protein MKVMASVKKICRNCKIIKRHGVVRVICTDPRHKQRQG; this is encoded by the coding sequence ATGAAGGTAATGGCATCGGTAAAAAAGATCTGCCGTAATTGCAAGATCATTAAACGACACGGAGTTGTACGAGTAATTTGTACAGATCCACGTCACAAGCAGCGCCAGGGTTAA
- the rplR gene encoding 50S ribosomal protein L18 — MDKKLSRLRRAVATRRKIAELGVYRLAVHRSNLHIYANVISPEGDKVLFTASTLEPEVRKELAEGKKNGGNVEAAVIVGKRVAEKAKAAGIESVAFDRAGFRYHGRVKALAEAAREAGLKI; from the coding sequence ATGGACAAAAAATTATCCCGTTTGCGTCGTGCCGTGGCGACTCGCCGGAAAATTGCAGAACTCGGTGTATACCGTCTGGCAGTTCACCGTTCGAATCTTCACATTTACGCAAACGTTATTTCGCCGGAAGGCGACAAGGTGTTGTTTACCGCTTCTACGCTCGAGCCTGAAGTCCGCAAGGAACTGGCTGAAGGCAAGAAAAATGGTGGCAACGTTGAGGCAGCCGTCATTGTTGGAAAACGGGTTGCCGAGAAAGCCAAGGCAGCGGGCATCGAGTCTGTAGCATTCGACCGTGCCGGTTTCCGTTACCATGGCCGCGTCAAGGCGCTGGCTGAAGCCGCGCGTGAAGCCGGCCTCAAGATCTAA
- the rpsK gene encoding 30S ribosomal protein S11 produces MAKASGGAARARKKIRKVVSDGIAHVHASFNNTIITITDRQGNALSWATSGGAGFKGSRKSTPFAAQVAAESAGRVALEYGIKTLEVRIKGPGPGRESSVRALNALGIKISSISDITPVPHNGCRPPKRRRI; encoded by the coding sequence ATGGCGAAAGCTTCTGGCGGCGCTGCACGCGCACGCAAAAAAATCAGAAAGGTAGTATCGGACGGTATTGCACACGTTCATGCTTCTTTCAATAACACAATCATCACAATTACTGACCGTCAAGGCAATGCCTTGTCATGGGCGACGTCGGGTGGCGCGGGCTTTAAAGGCTCACGTAAATCGACGCCTTTTGCAGCGCAGGTTGCAGCCGAGTCAGCGGGCCGTGTAGCATTGGAATATGGTATCAAAACACTGGAAGTACGTATCAAGGGCCCAGGTCCTGGTCGCGAATCTTCAGTGCGTGCATTGAATGCACTGGGTATCAAAATCTCCAGTATCTCAGACATCACGCCAGTCCCGCATAACGGTTGCCGCCCTCCTAAACGTCGTCGTATCTAA
- the rplX gene encoding 50S ribosomal protein L24 → MENIRKGDEVIVLTGRDKKRRGVVLARVDANYVLVEGVNVVKKHTKPNPMTNNPGGIVDKTMPIHVSNVALFNPATGKGDRVGVKEVDGRNVRIFRSNGEVVGSKAKGA, encoded by the coding sequence ATGGAAAACATTCGTAAAGGTGACGAAGTCATCGTCCTTACCGGCCGTGATAAAAAGCGCCGCGGTGTCGTACTGGCCCGTGTTGACGCTAATTACGTCCTGGTTGAAGGCGTGAACGTCGTCAAAAAACACACTAAACCTAATCCGATGACCAACAATCCAGGCGGTATCGTTGACAAAACAATGCCTATCCACGTTTCTAACGTTGCATTGTTCAATCCTGCCACTGGCAAGGGTGATCGCGTAGGTGTTAAAGAAGTTGATGGACGTAACGTCCGTATTTTCCGTTCTAACGGCGAAGTCGTTGGTTCGAAAGCGAAAGGGGCGTAA
- the rplQ gene encoding 50S ribosomal protein L17, whose translation MRHRSGLRKLNRTSSHRLAMFRNMSVSLIQHEAIKTTLPKAKELRRVIEPLITLAKEPTLANKRLAFARLRDRDAVVKLFAEIGPRYKERNGGYTRVLKMGFRQGDNAPMAFMELVDRPEVADEVVDAE comes from the coding sequence ATGCGTCACCGTAGTGGTCTACGTAAACTGAACCGTACCAGCAGCCATCGCCTGGCGATGTTCCGCAACATGTCTGTATCTCTGATCCAGCACGAAGCGATCAAAACAACATTGCCAAAAGCCAAAGAGCTGCGCCGTGTCATCGAACCCCTTATCACACTGGCCAAAGAGCCGACCCTGGCTAACAAACGCCTGGCATTCGCCCGTCTGCGCGACCGCGATGCTGTGGTTAAACTGTTTGCCGAAATCGGTCCTCGCTACAAAGAGCGTAACGGTGGTTACACCCGCGTTCTGAAAATGGGTTTCCGTCAGGGCGATAACGCACCGATGGCGTTCATGGAACTGGTTGACCGTCCTGAAGTTGCTGACGAAGTAGTTGACGCCGAATAA
- the rplN gene encoding 50S ribosomal protein L14 gives MIQMQSTLDVADNTGARRIMCIKVLGGSKRRYAAIGDIIKVTVKDAAPRGRVKKGEIYNAVVVRTAKGVRRKDGSLIRFGGNAAVLLNAKLEPIGTRIFGPVTRELRTERFMKIVSLAPEVL, from the coding sequence ATGATCCAAATGCAAAGCACGCTAGACGTGGCTGATAACACCGGTGCGCGCCGTATTATGTGCATCAAGGTGTTGGGCGGCTCAAAGCGCCGTTACGCAGCCATCGGTGACATCATTAAAGTGACTGTCAAGGATGCAGCTCCGCGCGGACGCGTCAAAAAAGGCGAAATCTACAATGCGGTCGTTGTACGTACCGCCAAGGGCGTTCGTCGTAAAGACGGTTCGCTGATTCGTTTTGGTGGTAACGCAGCTGTGCTGCTGAACGCCAAGCTTGAACCTATCGGTACTCGTATTTTCGGGCCTGTTACGCGTGAACTGCGTACCGAGCGCTTCATGAAAATCGTGTCACTGGCACCTGAAGTGCTGTAA
- a CDS encoding BrnT family toxin: protein MRESVVVKGFDWDVGNWPKCGKHGLSRAEVEEVFEGPLMLMTDPHLGQQRMRAIGKTRSGRYVFLVFVIRAVNGRHLIRPISARYMHQKEITFYEQQYRKT, encoded by the coding sequence ATGCGCGAAAGCGTAGTTGTTAAAGGTTTCGACTGGGATGTGGGCAATTGGCCTAAATGTGGCAAGCATGGGCTATCCAGGGCAGAGGTTGAAGAGGTGTTTGAAGGTCCTCTAATGCTCATGACTGATCCTCATCTTGGCCAGCAGAGGATGCGGGCCATCGGAAAAACCCGTTCAGGGCGCTATGTATTTCTGGTATTTGTGATCAGAGCAGTTAATGGTCGCCATTTGATTCGTCCGATCAGCGCCCGCTATATGCATCAGAAGGAGATCACTTTTTATGAGCAGCAATACCGAAAAACGTAA
- the rpmD gene encoding 50S ribosomal protein L30 encodes MAQKKQIKVTLVRSVIGTKQSHRDTVRGLGLGKVNSSRVLVDTPEVRGMIRTVDYLVSVSEA; translated from the coding sequence ATGGCACAGAAGAAGCAAATTAAAGTCACGCTTGTTCGGTCCGTTATCGGCACCAAACAAAGTCACCGCGATACAGTGCGCGGGTTGGGTTTGGGTAAAGTAAACAGCAGCCGCGTGCTGGTGGATACACCGGAAGTTCGCGGGATGATTCGCACCGTCGATTATCTCGTGTCCGTTTCGGAAGCCTGA
- the rpsN gene encoding 30S ribosomal protein S14, translated as MAKLSLINRDIKRAKLVEKFAAKRAALTAIINDTSKSDEERYEARLKLQQLPRNANPTRMRNRCVITGRPRGVFSKFGLTRHKLREMAMRGEVPGMTKASW; from the coding sequence GTGGCAAAACTTTCACTCATCAATCGCGATATCAAACGCGCCAAACTGGTTGAGAAATTCGCAGCCAAACGTGCAGCATTGACAGCGATCATTAACGATACATCGAAATCCGACGAAGAGCGCTACGAAGCGCGTTTGAAATTACAGCAATTACCACGTAATGCAAACCCAACTCGTATGCGTAACCGTTGCGTTATTACCGGACGCCCACGTGGCGTGTTCAGCAAATTTGGTTTGACCCGTCACAAACTGCGCGAGATGGCAATGCGCGGAGAAGTGCCCGGTATGACCAAGGCTAGCTGGTAG
- the rpsE gene encoding 30S ribosomal protein S5, with product MAKAQGKNAPEQERDDGFREKMIAVNRVTKVVKGGRTMSFAALTVVGDGDGRIGMGKGKAREVPVAVQKAMEQARRGMVRIALKEGTLHHTVVGKHGASTVLISPAAEGTGVIAGGPMRAIFEVMGVRNVVAKSLGSSNPYNLVRATLNGLNACLTPSEVAAKRGKSVEEILG from the coding sequence ATGGCAAAAGCACAAGGCAAGAACGCCCCTGAGCAAGAACGCGATGACGGTTTTCGCGAGAAGATGATTGCGGTCAACCGTGTGACCAAAGTAGTTAAAGGTGGTCGCACAATGAGCTTCGCAGCCCTGACAGTAGTCGGTGATGGCGATGGCCGCATCGGTATGGGTAAAGGTAAAGCACGTGAAGTGCCCGTCGCAGTTCAGAAAGCAATGGAACAGGCCCGTCGTGGCATGGTTCGTATCGCTCTGAAAGAGGGTACGCTGCATCACACCGTCGTGGGTAAACATGGCGCATCAACCGTTCTGATCTCACCGGCTGCCGAAGGTACCGGCGTGATCGCCGGCGGTCCAATGCGCGCTATCTTCGAGGTAATGGGCGTACGTAACGTGGTTGCCAAGAGCCTGGGCTCAAGCAATCCGTACAACCTGGTACGCGCAACATTGAACGGTTTGAACGCCTGCCTGACTCCTTCCGAGGTAGCAGCAAAGCGCGGCAAATCGGTCGAAGAGATTCTGGGGTAA